One genomic region from Nitrososphaerota archaeon encodes:
- a CDS encoding endonuclease V: protein MNPKPMEDQIIFFEAMQKAIAKLYRSGVEPKITKVCGLDAAYSNNTASAAAVIWEIGKGVVEKSVIRSTPSFPYIPTLLYAREAPLLLAAYRNLRGVPDLILVDGHGLAHPRRAGLATVIGVLLDQPTVGVAKRLLVGEVEDSGKALARIVYEGRCVGYRVKPEGCRAFYVSPGHKVGLSGVRRIIQLLGLRYPDALREADRLARSWRQAA, encoded by the coding sequence ATGAACCCTAAGCCTATGGAGGATCAGATAATATTCTTCGAAGCTATGCAGAAAGCTATAGCCAAGCTCTACCGAAGTGGGGTTGAGCCGAAGATAACCAAGGTGTGTGGGCTTGACGCAGCCTACTCCAACAACACCGCATCGGCAGCCGCTGTGATCTGGGAGATCGGGAAAGGTGTTGTTGAAAAGAGTGTGATAAGAAGCACCCCCTCCTTCCCCTACATACCAACACTACTCTACGCCAGAGAAGCACCCCTCTTATTGGCTGCATACAGAAACCTTAGGGGTGTGCCAGACCTCATTCTGGTGGATGGTCACGGCTTAGCCCACCCTAGAAGAGCTGGTTTGGCTACAGTGATAGGTGTTCTTCTCGACCAACCTACTGTTGGTGTGGCTAAGAGGCTTCTTGTTGGTGAAGTTGAAGATAGCGGTAAAGCGCTCGCTAGAATAGTTTATGAGGGTAGATGTGTAGGATACCGAGTTAAACCCGAGGGTTGCAGAGCCTTTTACGTAAGCCCTGGGCATAAAGTTGGGTTGAGTGGTGTGAGGAGAATAATTCAACTACTAGGCTTAAGATACCCAGATGCGCTTAGAGAGGCTGATAGGCTTGCAAGAAGCTGGAGACAAGCAGCCTAA
- a CDS encoding DUF120 domain-containing protein — MQEAGDKQPKIKPALIPTLIELLLLGAKDEPIKISTYELAKRIGRSQQAASNHLLELEREGYVERLRVKGGFGVKLSEQGLRVLADIYQRLRQALEAMPESITLRGRVFTGIGEGAYYVSLKGYRKQFIAKLGFDPYPGTLNIKLSTPVDRRLRRELEHYRGIRIHEFEDGQRTYGGARCFRATLNDVVEGAVLAIDRTHYDDSVVEFIAPVNVRERLGLKDGAEVTVNVRLMEDDSER; from the coding sequence TTGCAAGAAGCTGGAGACAAGCAGCCTAAGATAAAACCAGCGCTCATACCTACGCTCATAGAGCTTCTTCTGCTGGGCGCCAAAGATGAGCCGATCAAGATCTCGACCTATGAGTTAGCTAAGAGGATCGGTCGCTCACAGCAAGCGGCATCCAACCACCTACTTGAGTTGGAGAGGGAGGGCTACGTAGAGCGGTTAAGGGTGAAAGGAGGCTTCGGGGTTAAGCTGAGCGAGCAGGGTCTGCGGGTATTGGCTGACATCTACCAGAGGCTGAGGCAAGCTCTAGAAGCTATGCCCGAATCTATTACGCTACGTGGAAGGGTGTTCACAGGAATCGGGGAGGGCGCCTACTACGTTTCTCTGAAAGGGTACCGTAAGCAGTTCATAGCTAAACTAGGTTTCGACCCCTATCCGGGCACGTTGAACATAAAGCTCTCCACACCTGTCGATAGGAGGCTTAGGCGGGAGCTGGAGCATTACAGGGGCATAAGGATACACGAGTTTGAGGATGGGCAGCGAACGTATGGTGGGGCTAGATGCTTTAGAGCGACTCTAAACGATGTGGTGGAGGGTGCTGTGCTCGCTATAGATCGTACACACTACGATGATAGTGTAGTTGAGTTTATAGCGCCTGTGAATGTTAGAGAGAGGCTTGGGTTGAAGGATGGCGCTGAAGTAACCGTTAACGTGCGGTTGATGGAGGATGATTCTGAGCGCTAA
- a CDS encoding FAD synthase, producing the protein MKEVLAKILINQIKQGAARIEDLKQTLPFNTATLRKLIKEAAKKGLIKRSRGTLLLTEKGRSTLKVVLAGGVFDVIHPGHIYTLKSSKALGDVLVVSVARDKTVLANKGHMPINSESERVELVSSVKYVDLALLGSESSIYEVVEAVRPDIIALGYDQKHREDELRSESEKRGVKVEVVRLDTPKPHVKTSTILRTRDDVLEDF; encoded by the coding sequence GGAGCCGCGAGGATAGAGGATCTCAAACAGACACTACCATTCAACACAGCAACACTAAGGAAGCTGATTAAGGAAGCGGCGAAAAAAGGTTTGATTAAGAGAAGCCGTGGCACCCTCCTCTTAACCGAAAAGGGTAGAAGTACTCTAAAGGTGGTTTTAGCAGGCGGGGTCTTCGACGTTATACACCCGGGGCACATCTACACGCTGAAGTCATCCAAGGCTCTAGGCGATGTGCTCGTAGTTTCGGTTGCGAGGGATAAGACGGTCTTGGCGAATAAGGGGCATATGCCCATAAATAGCGAATCTGAACGTGTTGAGCTCGTCTCCTCAGTTAAATACGTTGATCTAGCGCTGCTGGGAAGTGAGTCGAGCATCTACGAGGTTGTCGAAGCTGTACGCCCAGACATAATAGCACTAGGGTATGATCAGAAGCACAGAGAGGATGAGCTGCGTTCAGAGAGCGAGAAGCGGGGTGTAAAAGTGGAGGTGGTGAGGTTAGATACCCCTAAACCCCATGTGAAGACATCCACTATCCTCAGAACAAGGGACGACGTATTAGAAGACTTTTAG